Proteins from a genomic interval of Apteryx mantelli isolate bAptMan1 chromosome 5, bAptMan1.hap1, whole genome shotgun sequence:
- the STOX2 gene encoding storkhead-box protein 2 isoform X1, protein MKKTRSTTLRRAWPSSDFSDRASDRMRSRSEKDYRLHKHFPPAFISQASRGYMTSGDVSPISMSPISQSQFIPLGEILCLAISTMNSARKQVTQEALMEHLTTCFPGVPTPSPEILRHTLNMLVRERKIYPTPDGYFIVTPQTYFITPSLIRTNSKWYHLDERIPDRSQCTSPQQGAVTPSTSGCVRDRTLPKNHCDSCHCCREDMHSMHASTLQRKSAKDCKDSYCPPALCQVAPTEKSKSTVNFSYKAETLTKPKDVEKQSKKFGLKLFRLSFKKDKTKQLANFSAQFPPEEWPLRDEDTPTTIPREVEMEIIRRINPDLTVENVMRHTALMKKLEEEKAQRSKAGSSAHHSGRSKKSRNHRKSHGKSRSHSKTRVSKGDPSDGSHLDIPAEREYEFYDPLTRSPREGCFIIEHKGDNFIMHSNPNMIESHFPMTPEWDVSGELAKRRTEMPFPEPSRGSSHSKVHRSHSHTQDRRSRNERSSKAKERSRSMDNSKGPLGSATLGTPADTGEGCSPDDQTTSQTYIEDSTLRPSQSLNHQRALISSAGYKENCIPEIVSGSVETPSSCSLLEQNKPTESLPSYSELNSCTTKSAVDDYFQCNTSSETVLTAPSPLGKNKEDHDTLTVTDGLKKMTPSERQSQHVAREPGVHKEESPKGPSSGSAVAGQTPEVIANGRLVQHHNTESSSLDKRKEIFSKDTLFKPLHNTLSGNSYHKSSTPLLKPHQKTPSDTLPVRCEKLEQAIVTSVTQVMPVSQRQQETTGNQEASFDYYNVSDDDDSEEGTNKNAEEEKNRDDVGTMQWLLEREKERDLQRKFEKNLTLLTPKETENNNNQRATHSARLDSMDSSSITVDSGFNSPR, encoded by the exons GTGATGTATCACCAATCAGCATGTCTCCCATCAGTCAGTCACAGTTTATTCCACTTGGGGAAATCCTTTGCCTGGCCATCTCGACAATGAACTCTGCCCGAAAACAAGTCACGCAAGAAGCGCTAATGGAGCACCTAACAACTTGCTTCCCAG GAGTTCCAACACCCAGCCCTGAAATCCTTCGGCATACCTTGAATATGCTTGTACGGGAGAGGAAAATATACCCAACTCCGGATGGTTATTTCATTGTAACCCCACAGACTTACTTTATAACACCCTCTCTCATAAGAACTAACAGTAAATGGTACCATTTGGATGAGAGGATACCTGACAGGTCTCAATGTACCTCTCCGCAACAAGGAGCTGTAACTCCCTCCACCTCGGGATGCGTCAGGGACCGAACACTACCCAAAAACCACTGCGACTCCTGCCATTGTTGCAGAGAAGACATGCACAGCATGCATGCATCTACCCTACAGAGGAAATCAGCAAAGGACTGTAAAGATTCATACTGTCCTCCTGCATTATGTCAGGTCGCACCTACTGAGAAAAGTAAAAGTACTGTCAATTTTTCCTATAAAGCAGAGACACTCACAAAGCCTAAGGATGTAGAAAAGCAGTCTAAGAAATTCGGACTCAAATTATTCCGATTAAGTTTTAAGAAGGACAAGACAAAACAGTTGGCAAATTTCTCTGCCCAATTTCCTCCAGAGGAGTGGCCGCTAAGGGACGAGGACACCCCTACCACTATACCTAGAGAGGTAGAAATGGAGATTATCAGGCGCATTAACCCAGACTTGACTGTGGAAAATGTCATGAGGCACACTGCACTAATGAAGAAACTtgaagaagagaaagctcagcGAAGCAAAGCTGGATCTTCAGCTCACCACAGTGGACGAAGTAAAAAAAGTAGGAATCACAGAAAGTCTCACGGGAAATCAAGATCACACAGTAAGACTCGGGTGTCCAAAGGAGACCCGTCAGATGGTTCTCATTTGGATATACCTGCTGAAAGAGAGTATGAGTTTTATGATCCCTTGACTCGATCCCCACGGGAAGGCTGTTTTATAATAGAGCACAAGGGAGATAATTTTATAATGCACAGCAATCCTAACATGATTGAATCTCACTTTCCCATGACACCAGAGTGGGATGTGTCTGGTGAGTTGGCCAAAAGAAGAACTGAAATGCCTTTTCCTGAACCTTCCAGAGGAAGCTCCCACTCCAAGGTCCATCGGAGCCATAGCCATACACAGGATAGAAGATCAAGGAACGAGAGGTCCAGTAAGGCCAAAGAAAGGTCTAGATCTATGGATAACTCCAAGGGACCTCTGGGCTCTGCTACTTTGGGCACACCTGCAGACACAGGTGAAGGCTGTAGCCCAGATGACCAAACAACTAGCCAAACTTACATTGAGGATAGTACCTTAAGGCCATCTCAATCACTCAATCATCAAAGGGCTCTGATTTCATCTGCTGGCTACAAAGAGAATTGCATCCCCGAAATAGTTAGTGGAAGTGTAGAAACCCCCAGTTCTTGTAGCCTGTTGGAACAAAACAAGCCTACAGAGAGTTTGCCATCGTACAGTGAGCTCAATTCCTGCACAACAAAGTCTGCAGTTGATGACTATTTTCAGTGCAACACATCCAGTGAGACTGTGCTTACTGCTCCATCACCACTGGGAAAGAATAAAGAGGATCATGACACACTGACTGTGACAGATGGGCTGAAAAAAATGACTCCCTCGGAAAGACAGTCTCAACATGTTGCCAGGGAGCCTGGGGTGCACAAAGAGGAGTCCCCGAAGGGTCCAAGCAGTGGTTCAGCTGTTGCTGGCCAAACTCCAGAGGTGATTGCAAATGGGCGGCTGGTTCAACACCATAACACTGAATCAAGCAGCCttgataaaaggaaagaaatatttagCAAGGACACACTCTTTAAACCTCTGCACAATACTCTTTCTGGGAATAGTTATCATAAGTCTAGCACACCCCTGCTAAAGCCCCATCAAAAGACCCCCTCTGACACATTGCCAGTCAGATGTGAGAAACTTGAGCAAGCGATAGTAACCTCAGTCACACAAGTCATGCCTGTTTCACAGAGACAGCAAGAGACAACTGGGAACCAGGAGGCCTCCTTCGACTACTACAATGTTTCTGATGATGATGACTCGGAGGAAGGAACAAACAAAAatgctgaggaagaaaagaacagggATGATGTTGGCACTATGCAGTGGCTgctagagagagaaaaggaaagggatcTGCAGCGAAAGTTTGAGAAGAATCTTACTCTTCTCACCCCgaaggaaacagaaaataacaaCAACCAGAGAGCTACCCATTCAGCTCGCCTGGACAGCATGGACAGCAGCAGCATTACTGTGGACAGCGGGTTCAACTCTCCACGGTAG